In Nitrospira sp., a single genomic region encodes these proteins:
- a CDS encoding PIN domain-containing protein gives MERKRWTIVLDTSALIAGVYSSTGAAHEVLRLCEAGVVQATVSRQVLVEAGRNVSQKMPSLLPEYRAFLKQLAPAVREDPTRESVQQAANVIHHKDAPILAAAMQASVDFLITWNTKHFQKKAVRAYVQFPILTPGEFLEVFRQSLLKE, from the coding sequence ATGGAACGTAAGCGCTGGACGATTGTCCTTGATACCAGCGCGCTGATCGCAGGAGTGTACTCTTCGACTGGAGCCGCGCATGAAGTACTGCGTCTATGCGAAGCCGGAGTTGTTCAAGCCACAGTCTCTAGGCAAGTCCTGGTGGAAGCGGGTCGCAATGTATCACAGAAGATGCCAAGTCTATTGCCGGAGTACCGCGCCTTCCTCAAGCAACTTGCACCTGCAGTCAGGGAGGATCCAACACGGGAATCTGTTCAACAAGCGGCCAATGTGATCCATCACAAGGATGCCCCTATTCTCGCCGCGGCGATGCAAGCATCGGTGGACTTCCTCATCACCTGGAACACGAAACACTTTCAGAAGAAGGCCGTTCGTGCCTACGTCCAATTCCCGATCCTCACACCAGGGGAATTTCTCGAAGTCTTCCGCCAGTCCTTACTGAAAGAATGA
- a CDS encoding AbrB/MazE/SpoVT family DNA-binding domain-containing protein, whose product MALVKVWGKGQLTIPASIRKELNLKEETPLTLVKVGNVILMTPKVLEIDALAKQARKEMKKAGLSIEEILADLDRERDRYNKERYGT is encoded by the coding sequence ATGGCGCTTGTCAAAGTCTGGGGAAAGGGTCAGCTCACGATTCCTGCGTCGATCCGGAAGGAGTTGAATCTGAAGGAAGAGACTCCATTAACTCTCGTCAAGGTCGGCAACGTGATCCTCATGACACCAAAAGTGCTGGAAATTGATGCGTTGGCCAAGCAGGCAAGAAAGGAAATGAAAAAGGCCGGACTGTCGATTGAGGAGATCCTGGCGGATCTTGACAGAGAGCGAGACCGTTATAACAAGGAACGATATGGAACGTAA
- a CDS encoding type II toxin-antitoxin system HicB family antitoxin has product MKTFTAYVEWDPETKLYVGFVPGIAGAHTQGKTLDDLQRNLKEVLELCLEESHATGEDLPRFIGLQQIEVAG; this is encoded by the coding sequence ATGAAAACGTTCACGGCATATGTGGAATGGGATCCGGAAACAAAGCTGTATGTTGGCTTCGTACCGGGTATCGCCGGTGCCCATACGCAGGGGAAAACCCTGGATGATTTGCAGAGAAATCTCAAGGAGGTGTTGGAGCTGTGTCTTGAAGAGTCCCACGCGACGGGTGAAGATCTCCCACGATTCATCGGGCTGCAGCAGATTGAGGTGGCCGGGTGA
- a CDS encoding DUF3015 family protein has translation MLTVAPVSSGSGRGAYARVEFPQALTDLTHDSLQITNARITNTGGDKTFTIVLEQQDAQQPNSTKYYNTYLNGNFGAVAGNSITSRSFYKVSTYEQVGSTLSHSVTCSSTCATAFSKKTGAQKNPGTSLRWVKSEVTITLKAGSYVDLNSGAQIITSGTPPDLSANELVDGSPLPCPGCVPKSDLSVLCSTTYSTAKMFGCPSCVTEDGQVATNAKVKLFALANGSSIAQEMARGKGEHLASLAALLKVSQSQETTFFALAQEQYRISAGIEAPEQLVSALQVAWSNQRER, from the coding sequence GTGCTCACTGTAGCTCCCGTCTCTTCAGGCTCAGGCCGAGGTGCTTACGCGCGTGTCGAATTCCCTCAAGCACTGACTGATCTGACCCACGACTCCCTTCAGATTACCAACGCCAGAATTACCAACACGGGTGGGGACAAGACCTTCACGATCGTTCTTGAACAGCAAGACGCTCAGCAGCCGAATTCCACCAAATACTACAATACCTACTTGAACGGAAACTTCGGGGCCGTTGCCGGGAATTCGATAACGTCCAGAAGCTTTTACAAGGTTTCCACCTATGAGCAGGTTGGCTCGACGCTCAGTCACTCGGTGACATGTTCGAGTACCTGCGCAACTGCCTTCTCGAAAAAGACCGGGGCGCAGAAGAATCCGGGAACCAGTCTCCGTTGGGTAAAAAGCGAAGTGACCATTACGCTCAAAGCCGGCAGCTACGTGGATCTCAATAGCGGAGCTCAAATCATCACATCTGGAACGCCGCCGGACCTTTCGGCAAACGAGCTCGTGGATGGGTCTCCACTGCCATGTCCTGGATGTGTGCCAAAGTCAGACTTGAGCGTCCTCTGTTCCACAACTTACTCCACCGCAAAGATGTTCGGCTGTCCTTCTTGCGTCACCGAAGACGGTCAAGTAGCTACAAACGCGAAAGTCAAACTCTTTGCGTTGGCCAACGGAAGCAGCATTGCCCAGGAAATGGCAAGAGGCAAAGGTGAGCACCTTGCTTCGCTGGCCGCCCTACTGAAAGTCTCGCAAAGCCAGGAGACGACTTTCTTTGCTTTAGCTCAAGAGCAATACCGTATATCCGCTGGGATTGAAGCACCGGAGCAGCTCGTTAGCGCACTCCAGGTGGCATGGAGCAATCAAAGGGAGAGGTGA